A single genomic interval of Alphaproteobacteria bacterium harbors:
- a CDS encoding NADPH:quinone oxidoreductase family protein encodes MKAVLCEGFTGPGGLAIRDIDEPEPAPDQVLVEVHAATVNFMDHLIVSGLYQMKPELPFVAGTDAAGVVLAVGSQVAGLAPGDRVACFNWTGAFAERMVADAHRSFRLPDGVDFGPGSGILHAYTTGLYALRERGQLQAGEVLLVNGAAGGVGLAAVDIGRHMGARVIAAVGSDEKAPIVRQYGAEAVINYQRESLKERVRELTQGAGADVIYDPVGGDVFDQSVRSVAFGGRILVVGFTSGRIPELRMNQPLLKSCSIVGVLTGNWGDRFPDEHDALCRDVLDWVAAGHLTPLVSETLPLEGVVEALERIAARQVQGRIVLEVRSP; translated from the coding sequence ATGAAAGCAGTGCTGTGCGAAGGCTTCACGGGGCCCGGCGGTTTGGCGATCCGCGACATCGACGAGCCCGAACCAGCCCCCGATCAGGTGCTGGTCGAGGTCCACGCGGCAACCGTCAATTTCATGGACCACCTGATCGTCAGCGGCCTCTACCAGATGAAGCCCGAGCTGCCCTTCGTCGCCGGCACCGATGCCGCCGGCGTGGTGCTGGCGGTAGGCAGCCAGGTCGCAGGCCTGGCGCCCGGCGACCGCGTGGCCTGCTTCAACTGGACCGGCGCCTTCGCCGAACGCATGGTGGCCGACGCGCACCGCAGCTTCCGCCTGCCCGACGGCGTCGACTTCGGGCCCGGCTCGGGTATTTTGCATGCCTACACCACCGGGCTTTACGCGCTGCGCGAGCGCGGCCAGCTGCAGGCCGGCGAAGTGCTGCTGGTCAACGGCGCCGCCGGCGGCGTCGGTCTGGCCGCCGTCGACATCGGCCGCCATATGGGGGCCCGGGTGATCGCCGCCGTGGGCTCCGACGAAAAGGCCCCTATCGTGCGCCAGTATGGTGCCGAGGCGGTGATCAACTACCAGCGCGAGAGCCTGAAGGAACGCGTGCGCGAGTTGACCCAGGGCGCCGGGGCCGACGTCATCTACGATCCCGTGGGCGGCGACGTCTTCGATCAATCGGTGCGCAGTGTGGCCTTTGGCGGCCGCATTCTGGTGGTCGGCTTCACCAGCGGCCGCATTCCCGAATTGCGCATGAACCAGCCGCTGCTCAAAAGCTGCTCCATCGTCGGTGTGCTCACGGGCAACTGGGGCGACCGCTTCCCGGACGAACACGACGCGCTCTGCCGCGATGTCCTAGACTGGGTGGCGGCCGGCCACTTGACCCCGCTGGTCTCGGAAACCTTGCCGCTGGAGGGCGTGGTCGAGGCCCTCGAACGCATCGCCGCCCGCCAGGTCCAGGGGCGCATCGTGCTGGAAGTGCGGTCGCCTTAG
- a CDS encoding long-chain-fatty-acid--CoA ligase codes for MRISSVVGRAVQVNGPGLATNYQGRRQSWNRFGERVARLAAALVELGVKPGDRVAMLGLNSDWYLEYFFAVPWAGAVFVPINTRLAVPEIVHWLNDSEASVLLVDDHFLEMLPRFRDQIESLGPVIHVGTGAAPEGLLSYEALLAEANPIEPRDQGGDELAGLFYTGGTTGRPKGVMLSHNNLLLNPLQFSAAAGFRSDSNYLHAAPMFHLANGAATFAVTSVAGGSTMITAFDPAEVLAAIEREKVTITMLIPTMINMVINHPEAANADLSSLRHILYGASPMPEAVIAKALETIPQTRFMQAYGQTESSPVLTVMEHEYHVTSGPMAGKIRSAGRAVPGVEMRILDADDNEVPRGTVGEICGRGDNVMQGYWKQPELTAQTLRGGWLHTGDGGYMDEDGFVFLVDRVKDMIISGGENVYSAEVEDAIYQHPAVAECAVIGIPHEKWGEQVHAVVRCKEGETLADEALTAHCKQLIAGYKCPQSVAFVDDPLPLSGAGKILKTELRKPYWQGTDRAIN; via the coding sequence ATGCGCATCAGTTCGGTGGTGGGGCGTGCGGTGCAGGTCAACGGCCCGGGGCTGGCCACCAATTATCAGGGGCGGCGGCAAAGCTGGAACCGGTTCGGCGAGCGCGTGGCCCGGCTGGCCGCGGCGCTGGTCGAGCTTGGCGTCAAGCCCGGCGACCGGGTCGCCATGCTGGGTCTCAACAGCGACTGGTATCTCGAATATTTCTTTGCCGTGCCCTGGGCCGGCGCCGTCTTCGTGCCCATCAACACGCGCCTGGCGGTGCCCGAGATCGTCCACTGGCTCAACGATTCGGAAGCCTCGGTGCTGCTGGTCGATGACCATTTCCTGGAAATGCTGCCGCGCTTTCGGGACCAGATCGAAAGCCTGGGCCCGGTCATTCACGTCGGCACCGGCGCGGCGCCCGAGGGCCTGCTGTCTTACGAGGCCCTGTTGGCCGAGGCCAACCCCATCGAGCCCCGCGACCAGGGTGGCGACGAGCTGGCCGGTCTTTTCTACACCGGCGGCACCACCGGACGCCCCAAGGGCGTCATGCTGAGCCACAACAACCTGCTGCTCAATCCCTTGCAGTTCAGCGCCGCCGCCGGTTTCCGGTCCGACAGCAACTATCTCCACGCCGCCCCCATGTTTCACCTCGCCAATGGCGCCGCCACCTTCGCCGTGACCAGCGTGGCCGGCGGCTCGACAATGATCACCGCCTTCGACCCGGCCGAGGTGCTGGCTGCCATCGAGCGCGAAAAGGTCACCATTACGATGCTGATCCCGACCATGATCAACATGGTGATCAATCACCCCGAGGCCGCCAATGCCGATCTTTCCTCGCTTCGCCACATCCTCTACGGCGCCTCTCCGATGCCCGAGGCGGTGATCGCCAAGGCGCTGGAGACCATCCCCCAGACCCGCTTCATGCAGGCTTATGGCCAGACCGAATCCTCCCCCGTACTGACCGTGATGGAGCACGAATACCACGTCACCAGCGGGCCCATGGCGGGCAAGATCCGCTCGGCCGGCCGCGCCGTTCCCGGTGTCGAGATGAGAATCCTCGACGCCGACGACAACGAGGTGCCGCGCGGCACCGTGGGCGAGATCTGCGGCCGGGGCGACAACGTCATGCAGGGCTATTGGAAGCAGCCCGAGCTTACCGCCCAAACCTTGCGCGGCGGCTGGCTGCACACCGGCGACGGCGGCTACATGGACGAGGACGGCTTCGTCTTTCTCGTCGACCGCGTCAAGGACATGATCATCTCGGGCGGCGAGAACGTCTATTCGGCCGAGGTCGAGGACGCCATCTACCAGCACCCGGCGGTGGCCGAGTGCGCCGTCATCGGCATCCCGCACGAAAAGTGGGGCGAGCAGGTCCACGCCGTGGTGCGCTGCAAGGAAGGCGAAACGCTGGCGGACGAGGCGTTGACGGCACACTGCAAGCAACTGATCGCCGGCTACAAGTGCCCGCAGAGCGTCGCTTTCGTGGACGATCCGCTACCGCTCTCGGGCGCCGGCAAGATCCTCAAGACGGAATTGCGCAAGCCTTATTGGCAGGGCACGGACCGGGCCATCAACTAA